Proteins from one bacterium genomic window:
- the porQ gene encoding type IX secretion system protein PorQ gives MKRWLISVCFVCVMLPGIRLSAGEKGFQFLRVGVTPRGAALGEAYTSQFGDVTTYLYNPANVAMLTQRQAAVGYMNHVMDIGSGYIAYAQPTAKYGVLGGGILYFNYGDFQGYDANGNATSKFYASDFSLNVFHADQVRENLYYGANVKFIHSSIEDYNSSALAMDVGMIYEYKPLLASIGMTIQNLGFTTDAYVKKKETLPLSLQIGATKKLEKAPIAVSFNWSDLNLAGSFGERIKRFAIGTEFNPKENLFIRAGYNHQRRTELDLSSDKTLDRLAGFTAGIGFTYQRYRFDYAFASWGIGVLNRFSISANF, from the coding sequence GTGAAGCGATGGCTGATTAGCGTTTGTTTTGTGTGCGTAATGCTGCCAGGAATCCGGTTATCCGCCGGCGAAAAAGGTTTTCAGTTTTTACGCGTCGGTGTCACGCCTCGTGGAGCGGCTTTGGGCGAAGCCTATACGTCACAGTTTGGCGATGTCACCACGTATTTATATAATCCTGCCAATGTGGCCATGCTGACTCAGCGTCAGGCAGCCGTGGGATATATGAATCATGTGATGGATATCGGATCCGGTTACATAGCGTATGCTCAACCGACCGCAAAATACGGTGTCTTGGGCGGTGGAATTTTATATTTTAATTACGGCGATTTTCAGGGGTATGATGCAAATGGCAATGCGACGTCAAAATTCTATGCCAGCGATTTTTCTTTGAATGTTTTTCATGCCGATCAGGTGCGTGAAAATCTTTATTACGGCGCCAACGTCAAATTCATTCATTCTTCAATCGAAGATTATAATTCATCGGCATTAGCGATGGATGTTGGGATGATTTATGAGTACAAACCCTTGTTGGCTTCGATCGGTATGACCATCCAGAATCTTGGGTTTACCACGGATGCGTACGTAAAAAAGAAGGAAACATTGCCGTTAAGCCTCCAAATTGGCGCTACCAAGAAGCTCGAAAAAGCTCCAATTGCCGTTAGTTTTAATTGGTCCGATCTGAATTTGGCGGGATCGTTCGGCGAACGAATCAAACGATTTGCTATTGGAACTGAATTCAATCCGAAAGAGAATCTTTTTATACGTGCCGGATATAACCATCAGCGGAGAACGGAACTGGATTTGAGTTCCGATAAGACGCTCGATCGCCTGGCCGGATTTACGGCCGGTATCGGATTTACCTATCAACGTTACCGTTTTGATTATGCCTTTGCTTCGTGGGGAATTGGCGTACTCAATCGTTTTTCCATATCAGCCAATTTTTAA
- a CDS encoding bifunctional nuclease family protein yields MIPATVCDVHFSESKNEYAVVLKEIAGKSTVRILIGESEARAIRQELHATAYSPTTHDVLKNIMDIYHAKIVKVLINQLKDTAFYATITLQAGETRTSIYAQPGDAIALALKTHASIFVGGDALNFENEGHVKELERQLYMAVALENYERAAELRDELYRIKNQKH; encoded by the coding sequence ATGATACCTGCGACCGTATGCGACGTTCATTTTTCTGAATCCAAAAATGAATACGCTGTTGTGTTGAAAGAAATCGCAGGCAAGAGCACCGTGAGAATCCTGATCGGGGAATCGGAAGCCCGTGCCATTCGGCAGGAGTTGCACGCCACAGCTTATTCACCGACGACGCACGACGTGTTGAAAAATATTATGGATATCTATCACGCCAAAATTGTCAAAGTGCTGATTAATCAATTGAAAGACACAGCGTTTTATGCAACGATTACTTTGCAAGCCGGTGAAACGCGGACATCGATCTATGCTCAGCCCGGAGACGCCATTGCACTTGCATTGAAAACGCATGCATCAATTTTTGTCGGAGGCGATGCGCTCAACTTTGAAAATGAAGGTCACGTCAAAGAACTTGAGCGGCAATTGTATATGGCTGTAGCGTTGGAAAATTACGAGCGGGCGGCGGAACTGCGTGATGAATTGTATCGAATTAAAAATCAAAAACATTAA
- a CDS encoding adenylate/guanylate cyclase domain-containing protein, which yields MKTTIKRHNKVLWVSLIILCVSCFGIYFSLNPAFRSVEENALDIMFQLRSSSESEPVQDVVVVMVDEKAIADDFGYYDPLPRRYLARLIDTLAAKGAQWIAIDIAFYDRLTMLDAAGDSLLLESFKKAGNVMAVSIWHQNDEGELYIQNPDSFFLAGLKGVGYANLQVSGGGGLATVREVKPIATMPDGQTHLAFSSLLYCLYKGMSFDDFIQSIKGEAAIPLSKKGSMVINYVGPPAEWKKQTDGYWIQTKEGSIVTYRSSRLTGEASLPTELISGKVVIIGNGSEFVPDRFVTPYYSGSNWMYGAEVHANAFLTMLHKTYIHNGSLILVALIILMLTSLMAMVTVRLGFAAEISLAVILTLTAWTTSYLLFVNKGIWLPVMSIALSVWLSYFATSIYQAITEERGKKQIRNMFARYAPPAYVDELVKDPSKLELGGEEKEISILFSDIEGFTSMSENLSPKELVELLNEYLGAMTHIIFQQGGTLDKYIGDAIVAVFGAPLPQNEHALHACYAALEMQKALAELRQKWSQKGLPPVRNRIGLNTGKVVFGNIGSDIRYDYTAIGDHMNLSSRLEGANKNYGTYCMISEFTYNLVRERVIVRDLDVIVVKGKSKPVKVFELIGRANEPLSAEQRKLIEMYQEGIKLYRNRNWQEAIIKFEQALTFQHTDEPSKVYIRRCKEFMANPPNEDWDGTYHMTSK from the coding sequence ATGAAGACGACGATTAAACGGCACAATAAAGTTTTATGGGTGTCGCTGATCATCCTGTGTGTTTCCTGTTTTGGAATTTATTTTTCATTGAATCCGGCATTCCGGAGTGTGGAAGAAAATGCTCTGGACATCATGTTTCAGCTTCGCTCGTCCTCGGAGAGTGAGCCCGTTCAGGATGTTGTCGTTGTGATGGTTGATGAAAAAGCGATTGCCGATGATTTTGGATATTACGATCCGCTTCCGCGGCGTTATCTCGCACGGTTGATCGATACGTTGGCCGCCAAAGGCGCTCAGTGGATCGCCATCGATATTGCTTTCTACGATCGGTTGACAATGCTCGATGCGGCCGGTGACAGCCTTTTACTTGAATCGTTCAAGAAGGCGGGGAATGTCATGGCAGTTTCCATCTGGCACCAAAATGATGAAGGCGAATTATATATACAAAATCCGGATTCATTTTTTCTTGCGGGTTTGAAAGGCGTCGGATATGCGAATTTGCAAGTTTCAGGAGGAGGCGGACTCGCTACGGTGCGAGAGGTCAAGCCAATAGCCACGATGCCGGACGGGCAAACGCATCTCGCATTTTCATCCTTGCTGTATTGCCTTTACAAAGGAATGTCCTTTGATGATTTTATTCAATCAATTAAAGGCGAGGCAGCTATTCCTCTGAGTAAAAAAGGCTCGATGGTTATTAATTATGTCGGACCGCCGGCGGAATGGAAAAAACAAACAGATGGATATTGGATACAGACGAAGGAAGGAAGTATCGTTACGTACCGAAGCAGCCGTCTGACAGGAGAAGCTTCATTGCCGACTGAATTGATCAGCGGTAAAGTGGTAATTATCGGTAATGGTTCGGAATTTGTACCTGATCGTTTTGTAACGCCGTACTACAGCGGTTCCAATTGGATGTACGGCGCGGAGGTTCATGCCAATGCATTTTTGACGATGCTTCATAAAACGTATATCCATAACGGATCGCTCATCCTGGTCGCCTTAATAATATTAATGCTGACGTCATTAATGGCGATGGTAACCGTACGCCTCGGCTTTGCAGCTGAAATTTCATTAGCAGTCATACTCACGCTTACAGCATGGACAACGTCTTATTTATTATTTGTGAACAAAGGCATCTGGCTTCCGGTCATGAGCATCGCTTTATCTGTGTGGCTATCGTATTTTGCCACATCGATCTATCAAGCGATAACGGAAGAACGCGGCAAAAAACAAATCCGCAATATGTTTGCACGATACGCACCGCCGGCGTATGTGGATGAATTAGTCAAAGATCCATCCAAACTTGAACTGGGCGGTGAAGAAAAAGAGATCAGTATTCTGTTTTCCGATATTGAGGGCTTTACGAGTATGTCGGAAAATTTATCACCGAAGGAATTAGTCGAGTTGCTCAATGAGTATCTGGGAGCAATGACGCATATAATATTTCAACAAGGCGGCACGTTGGATAAGTATATCGGCGATGCCATCGTGGCTGTTTTTGGAGCGCCGTTGCCGCAGAATGAACATGCATTACATGCTTGCTATGCCGCATTAGAGATGCAAAAAGCTTTGGCCGAACTTCGCCAAAAATGGTCACAAAAAGGATTACCGCCGGTTCGTAACCGAATTGGATTGAATACCGGTAAAGTTGTTTTTGGTAATATTGGTTCTGATATTCGTTACGATTATACGGCTATCGGCGATCACATGAATCTGAGCTCGCGGTTGGAAGGTGCTAACAAAAACTATGGCACGTATTGCATGATCAGCGAATTTACATACAATTTGGTTCGTGAGCGCGTGATCGTTCGTGATCTTGACGTGATCGTTGTCAAAGGAAAGAGTAAACCGGTCAAAGTATTTGAATTGATTGGACGTGCTAACGAACCTTTGTCTGCCGAACAACGGAAGCTGATCGAAATGTATCAGGAAGGTATCAAATTATACCGAAACCGGAATTGGCAAGAAGCTATCATCAAGTTTGAACAAGCATTGACGTTTCAGCATACGGATGAACCTTCGAAAGTATATATTCGCCGTTGTAAAGAATTTATGGCAAACCCACCGAATGAAGATTGGGACGGAACGTATCACATGACGTCGAAATAG
- the ccsA gene encoding cytochrome c biogenesis protein CcsA, with protein sequence MGKRLLDWLMLILMPMTLYLVFIWVPNEKTMGIIQRIFYYHVPSAWVSFLAFGFVFYFSIMYLAKREEKWDKLSTASAELGLAFCTIVLVTGPIWAKPVWGIWWTWDARLTLTLVLWLIYVGYMMLRMYVQEEAKRARLCAVVGIIGFLDVPLVYMSIRWWRTQHPAPVMAGGEDSGLAPEMKLVFYFCLFVFSVLFFYLLYKRYEILKTEEEVNDLNKQLEKMEA encoded by the coding sequence ATGGGAAAACGATTATTGGATTGGCTGATGCTTATTCTAATGCCCATGACGTTATACTTGGTTTTCATTTGGGTGCCCAATGAAAAAACCATGGGTATTATTCAACGCATTTTTTATTATCATGTTCCTTCAGCGTGGGTTTCATTTCTTGCCTTTGGCTTTGTGTTCTATTTTAGTATCATGTATTTGGCAAAACGCGAGGAAAAATGGGACAAGTTATCGACAGCTTCGGCTGAACTGGGATTGGCGTTTTGTACGATCGTACTGGTGACTGGCCCTATCTGGGCCAAACCCGTGTGGGGTATTTGGTGGACATGGGACGCGCGCCTGACGTTAACATTGGTGTTGTGGTTGATTTATGTCGGTTACATGATGCTGCGGATGTACGTCCAGGAAGAAGCAAAACGTGCAAGACTGTGCGCCGTTGTTGGAATTATCGGTTTTCTCGATGTGCCGCTGGTGTATATGTCGATTCGTTGGTGGAGGACGCAGCATCCGGCCCCGGTGATGGCAGGCGGTGAAGATTCCGGGCTTGCGCCAGAAATGAAATTAGTATTTTACTTCTGTTTGTTTGTATTCAGTGTCTTGTTTTTTTATTTGCTGTACAAGCGGTATGAAATTTTAAAAACAGAAGAAGAAGTTAACGATTTGAATAAACAGTTGGAGAAGATGGAAGCGTGA
- a CDS encoding DUF4159 domain-containing protein: MMWSLIILLTFVLPDAGSKFTIARIKYGGGGDWYGNKTSLNNLLAFLNTSTNIVCDDKETFVEPSDIKLFDYQFLYMSGHGNVKFSDTDVKNLRTHLTSGGFLWCDDDYGIDKFFRREMKRVFPELDFVAIPFSHPIFKIIYPFQQGLPKIHEHDGGPPEAYGLFWKGRLVCFYSKNTDISDGLEGPDVFPEDGIEKHQAALKMASNIVVYALSN, encoded by the coding sequence ATGATGTGGTCTCTTATCATATTATTGACGTTCGTGTTGCCCGACGCCGGTAGCAAATTTACGATTGCTCGCATTAAATATGGTGGCGGCGGTGATTGGTATGGCAACAAGACGTCGCTGAACAATTTACTCGCGTTTCTGAATACAAGTACCAATATTGTGTGCGATGATAAAGAAACGTTTGTCGAGCCGTCGGATATTAAATTGTTTGATTATCAATTCCTGTATATGTCCGGCCATGGAAATGTGAAATTCAGCGATACGGATGTCAAGAATTTACGAACGCACCTGACGTCGGGCGGTTTCCTGTGGTGTGATGATGATTATGGTATTGATAAATTTTTCAGACGTGAAATGAAACGGGTGTTTCCTGAATTAGATTTTGTGGCGATTCCTTTCTCGCACCCGATTTTTAAGATTATTTATCCCTTTCAGCAAGGTTTACCGAAGATTCATGAGCACGACGGCGGTCCACCGGAAGCGTACGGCTTGTTTTGGAAGGGTCGGCTAGTTTGTTTTTATTCCAAAAATACGGACATCAGCGACGGTCTTGAGGGGCCGGACGTTTTTCCTGAAGACGGAATTGAAAAACATCAAGCGGCATTAAAAATGGCGTCTAATATTGTTGTGTATGCATTAAGTAATTGA